Proteins co-encoded in one Dehalogenimonas sp. WBC-2 genomic window:
- the rdgB gene encoding nucleoside 5-triphosphatase RdgB (radical SAM family enzyme, similar to coproporphyrinogen III oxidase, oxygenindependent, clustered with nucleosidetriphosphatase RdgB) — MPELLLATNNKGKVREYHTLLRDCGYRLVTPADKGISIEVPEIGKSFVENAVLKAKAFAAVSGLLTLADDSGLEVDALGGAPGIYSARYAGDKSSDTDNIDLLLHNLTDVPEDGRSARFRCVIAIVSQSGGTLWTEGKVEGTIASEAKGRYGFGYDPVFYLPELGKTMAELTPEEKNCLSHRASAASAACRLLKQMNNSTQKGI; from the coding sequence ATGCCTGAATTATTATTGGCGACCAATAATAAGGGGAAAGTGCGGGAATACCACACACTGTTAAGGGATTGCGGTTATAGATTGGTCACTCCTGCCGATAAAGGTATATCAATTGAAGTGCCGGAAATCGGAAAATCCTTTGTTGAGAATGCCGTGTTGAAAGCCAAAGCCTTTGCCGCTGTGTCGGGGTTATTAACGCTGGCTGACGATTCCGGATTGGAAGTTGACGCTCTGGGCGGGGCGCCGGGGATATATTCTGCCCGCTACGCCGGTGATAAATCCAGCGACACGGATAATATTGACCTGTTACTTCACAATCTGACAGATGTGCCCGAAGACGGACGTTCCGCCCGCTTTCGCTGCGTTATCGCTATCGTCAGTCAGAGCGGAGGGACGCTTTGGACAGAAGGCAAGGTTGAGGGTACTATCGCTTCCGAAGCAAAAGGCCGGTATGGGTTTGGCTATGACCCGGTGTTTTATTTACCTGAGTTAGGCAAAACCATGGCTGAGCTTACGCCGGAAGAAAAAAATTGTCTGAGCCATCGTGCCAGCGCCGCATCGGCGGCATGCAGACTGCTGAAACAAATGAATAATAGTACTCAAAAGGGTATATAG